Proteins found in one Borreliella valaisiana VS116 genomic segment:
- a CDS encoding glycine--tRNA ligase, translating to MVRMEDIISLAKRKGFVFQSSEVYGGLSGAWDYGPLGVELKKNIKKEWWKSMVYLHENIVGLDSAIFMRSEIWKASGHVDGFSDSMVDCKDCKSRFRADFIDLSKNCPNCKVGNNFTAPRSFNLMFKTHIGVVEDSSSEIYLRPETAQGIFVNFRNVLDSSRLKIPFGIAQVGKAFRNEIVTKNFIFRTCEFEQMEMQFFVHPKQIDEWFCYWQQNRMNFFIETLKIRPDRLRFKAHDSTQLAHYAKSAFDIEYEFPFGFQEVEGIHNRGNYDLTQHSKFSNKPKIFEYHDLLTKERYVPYVIETSAGLTRSVLMTLCDAYSEEKLSDGDKRIVLRLHPKLAPYKIAIFPLVKKIELIEIARRIYMELCDDFHIFYDDNGTIGKRYRRQDEIGTPYCVTVDYNTVEDKTVTIRERNNMTQKRIFINDLYSHIKTEILNYKEDFNK from the coding sequence ATGGTTAGAATGGAAGATATTATTTCTCTTGCAAAAAGAAAAGGGTTTGTGTTTCAGTCTTCAGAGGTTTATGGGGGTCTTTCTGGAGCTTGGGATTATGGTCCTTTGGGAGTTGAACTTAAAAAAAATATAAAAAAAGAGTGGTGGAAGAGCATGGTGTACTTGCATGAAAATATTGTAGGTTTAGACAGTGCTATTTTTATGCGATCTGAAATTTGGAAAGCATCTGGTCATGTTGATGGTTTTTCAGATTCTATGGTTGATTGCAAAGATTGTAAAAGTAGATTTAGAGCTGATTTTATTGATTTGTCAAAAAATTGTCCAAATTGCAAAGTTGGGAATAATTTTACTGCTCCAAGAAGTTTTAATTTAATGTTTAAGACTCATATTGGAGTAGTAGAGGACAGTTCTAGTGAGATTTATTTAAGGCCCGAGACAGCACAAGGAATTTTTGTTAATTTTAGAAATGTTTTGGATTCTTCAAGGCTTAAGATTCCTTTTGGAATTGCTCAGGTAGGTAAAGCGTTTAGAAATGAGATAGTTACTAAAAATTTTATATTTAGAACTTGTGAGTTTGAGCAAATGGAAATGCAGTTTTTTGTTCATCCCAAGCAAATAGATGAATGGTTTTGTTATTGGCAGCAAAATAGAATGAATTTTTTTATAGAAACTCTTAAAATTAGACCCGATAGATTAAGATTCAAAGCTCATGATTCAACACAACTTGCTCATTATGCAAAATCTGCATTTGATATTGAGTATGAATTTCCATTTGGATTTCAAGAAGTAGAAGGTATTCACAATAGGGGTAATTATGATTTAACTCAGCATTCTAAATTTTCCAACAAACCTAAAATATTTGAATATCATGATTTGTTAACAAAAGAGAGATATGTGCCTTATGTTATTGAAACTTCTGCCGGGCTTACAAGGTCTGTTTTAATGACCCTTTGTGATGCTTATTCTGAGGAGAAACTCTCAGATGGAGATAAGCGTATTGTTCTAAGATTACATCCTAAGTTAGCTCCTTATAAAATTGCTATATTTCCTCTTGTTAAAAAAATTGAGCTTATTGAAATTGCCAGAAGGATTTATATGGAGCTTTGTGATGATTTTCATATATTTTACGATGATAATGGAACAATAGGTAAAAGGTATAGACGTCAAGACGAAATAGGAACTCCTTATTGTGTAACAGTAGACTACAACACTGTTGAGGATAAAACAGTTACTATTAGAGAAAGAAATAATATGACCCAGAAGAGAATTTTTATTAATGATTTATATTCGCACATTAAAACAGAGATTTTAAATTACAAAGAGGATTTTAATAAATGA
- the metK gene encoding methionine adenosyltransferase has protein sequence MNKIIAANQILTSEAVSEGHPDKIADQISDAILDEMLKLDKNAKVACEVIIAQNLVVIAGEINSPEKKHIDIKEIAKNIIKDIGYTNIDYGLDYKTITVIDAIGNQSHDIVNAIEKKGSNTLGAGDQGIIFGYACDETKNFLPAPYELANSILKKASNLRKSGAIEWLRPDSKSQVTMEYDKNRNPVKIKNIIVSHQHHPNISQKLIRQTIIEEIIKPTIQDKSMIDENTNYCINPSGNFVIGGPTGDTGLTGRKIIADSYGGFARHGGGAYSGKDATKVDRSAAYMARYIAKNMVAAGISKEFEIQLAYAIGIENPISIQITAGINDPKYENKILNFIVNNFDLTPNGIIEKLKLKQPIYLKTSTYGHFGKNEFEWEKLDFVKKIHAVLKK, from the coding sequence ATGAATAAAATAATAGCAGCTAACCAAATTTTAACTTCTGAGGCTGTATCTGAAGGACATCCAGACAAAATTGCAGATCAAATCTCTGATGCCATCCTTGATGAAATGCTAAAATTAGATAAAAATGCAAAAGTAGCTTGCGAAGTCATAATTGCACAAAATTTAGTAGTAATAGCAGGAGAAATAAATAGTCCTGAAAAAAAACACATAGATATAAAAGAAATTGCTAAAAATATCATTAAAGATATAGGTTATACAAATATTGATTATGGGCTTGATTATAAAACAATAACGGTAATAGACGCCATTGGCAATCAATCGCATGACATTGTAAACGCAATTGAAAAAAAAGGATCTAATACCCTTGGAGCAGGTGATCAGGGAATAATATTTGGATATGCTTGCGATGAAACAAAAAATTTTTTACCCGCTCCTTATGAACTCGCCAATTCAATTCTAAAAAAAGCCAGCAATCTTAGAAAATCAGGAGCAATAGAATGGTTGAGACCCGACTCAAAATCTCAAGTCACTATGGAATACGATAAAAACAGAAATCCTGTAAAAATAAAAAATATTATAGTCTCTCACCAACACCATCCAAATATCTCCCAAAAACTAATACGACAAACAATAATTGAAGAAATTATTAAGCCCACCATTCAAGACAAGTCGATGATTGATGAAAATACTAATTATTGTATTAATCCTTCTGGAAATTTTGTAATTGGAGGACCTACCGGAGACACGGGCCTTACAGGAAGAAAAATTATTGCCGATAGCTATGGGGGATTTGCAAGACATGGAGGAGGAGCATATAGTGGGAAAGATGCCACAAAAGTAGACAGATCGGCTGCTTACATGGCAAGATATATCGCAAAAAATATGGTAGCAGCTGGAATTTCTAAAGAATTTGAAATACAACTTGCATATGCAATTGGAATTGAGAACCCAATATCCATTCAAATAACTGCAGGAATAAATGATCCCAAATATGAAAACAAAATATTAAATTTCATTGTCAATAACTTCGATTTAACTCCTAACGGTATAATTGAAAAATTAAAACTAAAACAACCCATATATCTTAAAACTTCTACTTATGGCCATTTTGGAAAAAATGAATTTGAATGGGAAAAATTAGATTTTGTAAAAAAAATACACGCGGTGCTAAAAAAATGA
- a CDS encoding S-ribosylhomocysteine lyase produces the protein MKKITSFTIDHTKLNPGIYVSRKDTFENVIFTTMDIRIKAPNIEPIIENAAIHTIEHIGATLLRNNEVWAEKIVYFGPMGCRTGFYLIIFGNYESKDIVDLISWLFSEIVNFSEPIPGASHKECGNYKEHNLDMAKYEASKYLQILNNIKEENLIYP, from the coding sequence ATGAAAAAAATAACAAGCTTTACAATAGATCATACAAAATTAAACCCCGGCATATATGTTTCAAGAAAAGATACCTTTGAAAACGTAATATTTACTACAATGGACATTAGAATCAAAGCTCCCAACATCGAACCAATAATTGAAAATGCAGCAATACACACAATAGAACATATAGGCGCTACTTTACTTAGAAATAATGAAGTTTGGGCCGAAAAAATAGTATATTTTGGTCCCATGGGATGCAGAACTGGTTTTTACTTAATAATTTTTGGAAACTATGAAAGTAAAGATATTGTTGACTTAATATCATGGCTTTTTTCCGAAATTGTAAATTTTTCAGAACCCATTCCAGGCGCAAGCCATAAAGAATGCGGAAATTACAAAGAACATAACCTTGATATGGCTAAATACGAAGCTTCTAAATACTTACAAATATTAAACAATATCAAAGAAGAAAATTTGATATATCCCTAA
- the gltX gene encoding glutamate--tRNA ligase, whose amino-acid sequence MSIRVRYAPSPTGLQHIGGIRTALFNYFFAKSCGGKFLLRIEDTDQSRYFPEAENDLYSSLKWLGISFDEGPIVGGDYAPYVQSQRSIIYKQYAKYLIESGHAYYCYCSSERLERIKKIQNINKMPPGYDRHCRNLSDDEVENALIKKIKPVVRFKIPLEGDTSFDDVLLGRITWSNKDISPDPVILKSDGLPTYHLANVVDDYLMKITHVLRAQEWVSSGPLHALLYKALNWKPPIYCHLPMVMGNDGQKLSKRHGSTALRQFIEDGYLPEAIINYVTLLGWSYDDKREFFSKNDLEQFFSIEKINKSPAIFDYNKLDFFNSYYIREKKDEDLFNLLLPFFQKKGYVSNPSTLQESQKLKLLIPLVKSRIKKLSDALNMTRFFYEDIKSWNLDEFLSRKKTAKEVCSILELVKPVLEGFEKRSSEENDKIFYNFAESNGFKLGEILLPIRIAVLGSKVSPPLFDSLKLLGKSKVFERIKLAQEFLRINE is encoded by the coding sequence TTGAGTATAAGAGTTCGTTATGCGCCTTCTCCAACGGGTTTGCAACATATTGGTGGGATTAGAACAGCTTTGTTTAATTATTTTTTTGCAAAGTCTTGTGGGGGTAAATTTTTACTTAGAATTGAGGATACAGATCAGAGCAGATATTTTCCAGAAGCAGAAAATGATCTTTATTCAAGTCTTAAATGGCTAGGTATTTCTTTTGATGAAGGTCCTATTGTAGGGGGCGATTATGCGCCCTATGTTCAGTCTCAAAGAAGTATAATATATAAACAATATGCTAAATACTTAATTGAATCTGGGCACGCTTATTATTGCTATTGTAGTTCTGAAAGGTTGGAAAGGATTAAGAAAATTCAAAATATTAATAAGATGCCACCCGGATATGATAGGCATTGTAGGAATTTAAGTGATGACGAAGTTGAGAATGCGTTAATTAAAAAAATCAAGCCTGTTGTCAGATTTAAAATTCCTTTAGAAGGGGATACTAGCTTTGATGATGTTTTGCTTGGAAGGATTACATGGTCAAATAAAGACATTAGCCCTGATCCTGTAATTCTTAAATCAGATGGACTTCCGACTTACCATCTTGCGAATGTTGTTGATGATTATTTAATGAAAATTACCCATGTATTAAGAGCTCAAGAATGGGTTTCTTCAGGCCCATTGCATGCGCTTCTTTATAAGGCTCTTAATTGGAAGCCGCCTATTTATTGTCATCTTCCAATGGTTATGGGAAATGATGGTCAAAAATTAAGCAAAAGGCATGGATCAACAGCTTTAAGGCAGTTTATTGAAGATGGGTATCTTCCAGAAGCTATTATTAATTATGTTACATTGCTTGGCTGGTCTTATGATGATAAGAGAGAATTTTTTTCAAAAAATGACCTTGAGCAATTTTTTTCAATTGAAAAGATCAATAAATCTCCTGCAATTTTTGATTATAATAAATTGGATTTTTTCAATAGCTACTATATTAGAGAAAAAAAAGATGAAGATTTATTTAATCTTTTACTTCCTTTTTTCCAAAAAAAAGGGTATGTTTCTAATCCTAGTACTTTACAAGAGAGTCAAAAATTAAAATTATTAATTCCTCTTGTAAAGAGTAGAATTAAAAAGCTAAGTGATGCTTTAAATATGACCAGATTTTTTTATGAAGACATTAAATCTTGGAATTTAGATGAGTTTTTAAGTAGAAAAAAAACGGCTAAAGAGGTTTGCTCTATTTTAGAATTAGTAAAGCCTGTTTTAGAAGGATTTGAAAAAAGATCGTCAGAGGAAAATGATAAAATTTTTTATAATTTTGCTGAGAGTAATGGTTTTAAATTAGGAGAAATTCTTCTTCCTATTAGAATTGCAGTGCTTGGCAGCAAAGTTTCTCCGCCGCTTTTTGATTCTTTAAAATTGTTAGGTAAGTCTAAAGTTTTTGAAAGAATAAAATTGGCACAGGAATTTTTAAGAATAAATGAATAA
- the pdeB gene encoding cyclic di-GMP phosphodiesterase PdeB: MQNFESIIKNIKNSSYLIDKEFLVWPENAFIGDKNIALIEKWKLKSYIKERTNFFSDDSVKKEYEEIHKKFDEEAISSYHVIISNLEEIYENCKRNKKIYYQDIIPTVKKVIEFYKKQKKIFIKYFRIPKLSANYHIIHSVNTAILTVALGNEMGLNNYKTVELCSIALLHKIGFLFIPSKISEKKETLTDEELSIIKKYPIISYKVASTSNLSRSICLTLLTHKENLDGTGYPKGLTSENISIESNIIGAASAYSAIILDKTYKKSFNSGASIIELIKDADKKFDKRVLKLIINAISSCPLDFIVELNDNSIAKIVDIDDSNPNLPYINYIIKDGKVVDKNEQSSIQSIPNTNTGIKKILNQNEIELIKNKHSLTNII; the protein is encoded by the coding sequence ATGCAAAATTTTGAAAGCATTATCAAAAATATAAAAAATTCGTCATATTTAATAGATAAGGAATTCTTAGTTTGGCCTGAGAATGCATTTATTGGAGACAAAAACATTGCGCTTATTGAAAAATGGAAATTAAAATCATACATTAAAGAGAGAACAAATTTTTTCAGTGATGATTCTGTTAAAAAAGAATATGAAGAAATACACAAAAAATTCGACGAAGAGGCTATTTCTAGTTACCATGTAATAATAAGCAATTTAGAAGAAATTTATGAAAATTGCAAAAGAAATAAAAAAATATATTACCAAGATATTATACCTACTGTAAAAAAAGTAATAGAATTTTATAAGAAACAGAAAAAAATTTTTATCAAATATTTTAGAATTCCTAAGCTTTCTGCAAATTATCACATTATTCATTCAGTAAATACAGCTATCTTAACAGTAGCTCTTGGTAATGAAATGGGACTAAATAACTACAAAACAGTAGAACTTTGTAGTATTGCGCTTTTACATAAAATAGGGTTTCTATTTATCCCATCAAAAATCAGCGAAAAAAAGGAAACATTAACTGACGAAGAACTAAGCATAATAAAAAAATATCCTATAATCAGCTATAAAGTAGCTTCAACGAGCAATTTGTCAAGATCAATATGTTTGACACTTTTAACACACAAAGAAAATCTAGACGGGACAGGCTATCCTAAAGGCCTGACAAGTGAAAACATAAGCATAGAATCAAATATAATAGGAGCTGCTAGCGCCTATTCTGCTATCATTTTAGATAAGACCTACAAAAAATCTTTTAATTCTGGGGCATCTATTATTGAATTAATTAAAGATGCTGACAAAAAATTTGACAAAAGAGTTTTAAAGTTAATAATCAATGCAATATCTTCTTGCCCTTTAGACTTTATTGTAGAACTTAATGACAATTCTATAGCCAAAATAGTAGATATAGATGATTCTAACCCAAATCTCCCATACATAAACTACATAATAAAAGATGGAAAAGTTGTAGACAAAAATGAGCAATCTAGCATTCAGTCTATACCAAACACAAACACAGGAATAAAAAAAATACTCAATCAAAATGAAATAGAATTAATTAAAAATAAACATTCTTTAACGAATATTATATAA
- the tyrS gene encoding tyrosine--tRNA ligase, whose protein sequence is MNLALNRLHKRGFLKQCTSLKVLSDLMDREKIVFYAGVDATSSSLHIGHLIPFLAMMHLRQYGHIPIVLIGDSTTKIGDPSGKSEMRKILSSEEISNNAVLIKNQLQRITKFSSKCFIHNSNWLDNLNYIEFLRDIGIHFSVNRMLSFETYKRRLDFGLSFIEFNYQLLQSYDYYMLNKLENCRLQIGGDDQWGNIISGVDLIRRKFGAEAFGLTFPLITRSDGKKMGKSEKGAVYLDSNLYSIYDFYQYFRNTSDSDVKTFLYLFTFLEEDEIELISNFKGNSLNKAKEILAFEITKIVHGEAEALKVQEASFAAFRGSGDRSNIPFFKFSFSSLEEEVLLINLMLDSKIVPSKSEGRRLIDSGGVYINGKRVENQNHCLTRVDFNNNEIELRVGKKKFLRIIL, encoded by the coding sequence ATGAATCTTGCTTTAAATCGTTTACATAAGCGTGGATTTTTAAAGCAATGTACATCTTTAAAAGTATTAAGTGATTTAATGGATAGAGAAAAAATAGTTTTTTATGCGGGAGTTGATGCAACATCTAGTTCTCTTCATATTGGCCATTTAATTCCTTTTTTAGCGATGATGCATCTTAGACAATATGGACACATACCAATTGTTTTAATTGGAGATTCTACAACAAAAATAGGCGATCCTTCTGGAAAAAGCGAAATGAGAAAGATTTTATCTTCAGAAGAGATTAGCAATAATGCTGTGTTAATAAAAAATCAACTTCAAAGAATAACGAAGTTTAGTTCAAAATGTTTTATTCATAATTCAAATTGGTTAGATAATCTCAATTATATTGAATTTTTAAGAGATATTGGCATTCATTTCTCTGTTAATCGCATGTTAAGCTTTGAAACTTATAAAAGAAGGCTAGATTTTGGACTTTCATTTATTGAGTTTAATTATCAGCTTTTGCAGTCTTATGATTATTATATGCTTAATAAGCTTGAAAATTGTAGACTTCAAATTGGTGGTGATGATCAATGGGGGAATATTATCTCAGGTGTTGACTTGATTAGAAGAAAGTTTGGAGCAGAAGCTTTTGGGCTTACGTTTCCATTGATTACAAGAAGTGATGGAAAAAAGATGGGTAAATCAGAAAAAGGTGCTGTTTATCTTGATTCTAATCTTTACAGTATTTATGATTTTTATCAGTATTTTAGAAATACTTCAGATTCTGATGTGAAAACTTTTTTATACCTTTTTACTTTTTTAGAAGAAGATGAAATTGAATTAATTTCAAATTTTAAGGGGAATTCCTTAAATAAAGCCAAAGAGATTTTGGCTTTTGAAATAACTAAAATTGTTCATGGGGAAGCGGAAGCCTTAAAGGTTCAAGAGGCGTCCTTTGCTGCATTTAGGGGCAGTGGAGATAGAAGTAATATTCCGTTTTTTAAATTTAGCTTTTCTAGCTTAGAAGAAGAAGTATTGTTGATTAATTTAATGTTAGATTCAAAAATTGTGCCTAGCAAGTCAGAAGGTAGAAGATTGATTGATTCTGGAGGGGTGTATATCAATGGTAAAAGGGTAGAAAATCAGAACCATTGTCTTACTAGAGTGGATTTTAATAACAATGAAATTGAATTAAGAGTAGGTAAAAAAAAATTTTTAAGAATTATTTTATAG
- a CDS encoding 5'-methylthioadenosine/adenosylhomocysteine nucleosidase, protein MILIISAMQEEAEEINKMLDDKEEVILNGCLANTKNYKGKILGKDVISLTTGIGKVNAATWSNQIISKYKITHIINSGSSGGIKENSNLKISDIVVSSETAYYDFDLTKFGHKIGQVPNLPQRFKADEELLKKIVNIVDSKLLNINIHIGLTLTGDQFVDNEKNLETIQKNFKDALAVDMEGAAIAQVAHIFKIPFIIIRSISDLPNNKDNHIDFNTFLKQSSINSSKMTKELIRLI, encoded by the coding sequence ATGATTTTAATCATATCAGCCATGCAAGAAGAAGCAGAAGAAATAAACAAAATGCTTGATGACAAAGAAGAAGTTATATTAAACGGCTGCTTAGCAAATACAAAAAATTATAAAGGAAAAATTCTGGGAAAAGATGTAATATCCTTAACTACAGGAATTGGAAAAGTTAACGCAGCGACTTGGAGCAATCAAATTATATCTAAGTATAAAATCACTCATATAATAAATTCTGGAAGTTCTGGTGGAATAAAAGAAAACTCTAACCTTAAAATCTCAGATATTGTAGTATCCTCAGAAACAGCATACTATGACTTTGACTTAACCAAGTTTGGACACAAAATAGGACAAGTCCCTAATTTGCCACAAAGGTTTAAAGCAGATGAAGAACTATTAAAAAAAATAGTCAATATTGTTGACAGCAAGCTTTTAAACATTAATATCCATATTGGCCTAACACTAACAGGAGATCAATTTGTTGACAATGAAAAAAATCTTGAGACAATTCAAAAAAATTTCAAAGATGCTTTAGCTGTAGATATGGAAGGAGCTGCAATAGCTCAAGTGGCACATATCTTTAAAATACCATTCATAATAATTCGTTCAATTTCCGATTTACCAAACAATAAAGACAACCATATAGACTTTAATACATTTTTAAAACAATCATCAATAAATTCTAGCAAAATGACAAAGGAACTTATTAGGCTAATATGA
- the mgtE gene encoding magnesium transporter, whose product MIDIDELRIFLKEKSYSKIKEEFLKHDSFDIAEALKRLNGSELILLYRFLPKKIAVETFSNFDQSTKNKLANSFTNKEISEMIDELNLDDVIDLLEEVPANVVQRFLASSTEENREIINKFLSYSDDSAGSIVTIEYVELKEDFTVGQALDYIRRVAKTKEDIYTYYITDDEKHLKGVIKIEDLILAKDDVILSSIMRNSGFYIVGVNDEKEDVALLFQKYDITSVPVVDNEGRMIGVIIIDDILEVIQSVNTEDFQMIAAVKPLDTSYLDTSILVMTKNRIIWLLVLMVSSTFTATIISNYQNLMLSLVVLASFIPLLMDTSGNAGSQASALIIRELALGTIKVKDFFKVFLKEICVSILVGVILAGVNFLRIVFFVAPQHADKLKIAFVVSSCLMVSLTVAKILGGLLPIVAKIFKLDPALMAGPLITTIADAITLIAYFNIAKWVLVSYAI is encoded by the coding sequence ATGATAGATATTGATGAATTGAGAATTTTTCTTAAAGAGAAGAGTTATTCTAAAATTAAAGAAGAATTTTTAAAGCACGATTCCTTTGACATTGCTGAGGCTCTTAAAAGACTTAATGGATCTGAATTGATTTTACTCTACAGGTTCTTGCCCAAAAAAATAGCAGTTGAAACTTTTTCTAATTTTGATCAATCTACAAAAAACAAATTAGCAAATTCTTTTACAAATAAAGAAATAAGTGAAATGATTGATGAGTTAAATCTTGATGATGTTATTGATCTTTTAGAAGAGGTTCCTGCAAATGTTGTTCAGAGATTTTTAGCAAGCTCTACAGAAGAGAATAGAGAAATCATTAATAAGTTTTTGTCTTACAGTGATGATTCTGCGGGATCAATTGTAACAATTGAGTATGTTGAACTTAAAGAAGATTTCACTGTTGGTCAGGCTCTTGATTATATTAGACGGGTAGCTAAAACCAAAGAAGATATTTACACTTATTATATTACAGATGATGAAAAGCATTTAAAAGGAGTGATAAAAATTGAGGATTTAATATTAGCCAAAGATGATGTCATTCTGTCATCAATAATGAGAAATAGTGGTTTTTATATTGTGGGGGTCAATGATGAGAAAGAAGATGTTGCACTTCTTTTCCAAAAATATGACATTACCAGTGTTCCTGTTGTTGATAATGAAGGAAGAATGATAGGTGTTATTATTATTGATGATATTTTGGAAGTTATTCAATCTGTAAATACTGAAGATTTTCAAATGATTGCCGCTGTTAAACCTTTAGATACCTCTTATCTTGATACTTCTATTTTGGTTATGACAAAAAATAGGATAATTTGGCTTTTAGTTCTTATGGTATCTTCTACTTTTACAGCTACAATCATTTCAAATTATCAAAATTTAATGTTGTCTTTAGTGGTTTTGGCTAGTTTTATTCCTCTTTTAATGGATACTTCGGGTAATGCTGGTTCTCAGGCATCTGCGTTAATAATTCGTGAGCTTGCTCTTGGTACTATCAAGGTAAAAGATTTTTTTAAGGTTTTTTTAAAGGAAATATGTGTTAGTATTTTAGTGGGGGTAATTCTTGCTGGTGTTAATTTTTTAAGAATTGTATTTTTTGTAGCTCCACAGCATGCTGATAAGCTGAAAATAGCGTTTGTAGTTTCATCTTGCTTAATGGTAAGCTTGACAGTAGCAAAGATATTGGGAGGTCTTTTGCCCATTGTTGCTAAAATTTTCAAGTTGGATCCAGCACTTATGGCAGGTCCTTTAATCACTACTATTGCAGATGCTATTACTTTGATAGCTTATTTCAATATAGCAAAATGGGTTTTGGTTAGTTATGCTATTTAA
- a CDS encoding HIT family protein translates to MYNCIFCKIVNKELSSYKVYEDDLVLAFLDINPLTFGHTLVIPKEHSEDLLNMDDKFNERILRVCKKISNALKKINSSICSGINIYSSLGADAGQEVFHTHFHVIPRFKNDGFGFKRGNKLNLEVEKFKELSMKISMNL, encoded by the coding sequence ATGTATAATTGCATTTTTTGTAAAATAGTAAACAAAGAGCTTTCTAGTTATAAAGTTTATGAGGACGATTTAGTTTTAGCATTTTTGGATATTAATCCGTTAACTTTTGGACATACTCTTGTTATTCCTAAAGAACATAGTGAGGATTTATTGAATATGGATGATAAATTTAACGAGAGAATTTTAAGAGTGTGTAAAAAAATTTCTAATGCTTTAAAAAAAATAAATTCAAGCATTTGTAGTGGAATAAATATTTATTCTTCTTTGGGAGCTGATGCAGGGCAAGAGGTTTTTCATACTCATTTCCATGTAATTCCAAGATTTAAAAATGATGGTTTTGGTTTTAAGAGAGGCAATAAACTTAATCTTGAAGTTGAAAAATTTAAAGAATTATCTATGAAAATAAGTATGAATCTTTAA